The Hydra vulgaris chromosome 11, alternate assembly HydraT2T_AEP genome contains a region encoding:
- the LOC105843752 gene encoding uncharacterized protein LOC105843752 isoform X4, whose translation MEHLKFGIFLSIKLSKLTKHVLCVNKNNIFLAVVSLLNAVTKSVIKESKKFKSKSFSSFQVIVTSNGTDTFAILNLLNIGQSSQKLQFYPEVDLRYSYNDGLSFVRTDFLKRSTGVSTATVNAASAATSGTNTGKPGRWVLQLNQNIMLVETSNSSNVTNNIQGMPLSNFSGIALRGEFWFNNLTLDGSILLSFNINQLGVILAKSSSDPRYNLMDGAIKQWISSVYSNVTNATDSTVNIVSYRMGSLIVDYFVSLKNPNCGDSTSSVCADEIMNRVINVTKESIVSSGSLSGSLKQDPVFKSGLCENTRACDVNGNCIEYADKFSFACNCKLGYYGNGFVGNCIKIKDSALSFTPQLIFGCIFSLFVAEVLTVFVFVKIIRSNFF comes from the exons ATGGAACACTTGAAGTTTGGCATCTTCCTTTCAATCAAGTTATCAAAACTCACGAAGCATGTTTTATgtgttaacaaaaataacatctttttaGCAGTTGTATCCCTGTTAAATGCTGTGACAAAAAGTGTgataaaagaaagtaaaaaattcaaa agCAAATCCTTCAGTTCATTTCAAGTAATAGTTACTTCAAACGGCACAGATACCTTTGCAATATTGAACTTGCTGAATATTGGTCAAAGCTCACAAAAATTGCAGTTTTATCCAGAg GTTGATCTACGTTACTCTTACAATGATGGTTTATCATTTGTTCGTACAGATTTTCTTAAGCGTTCAACTGGCGTATCAACAGCAACTGTAAATGCAGCTTCAGCTGCAACTTCTGGTACAAATACAGGTAAACCTGGGCGCTGGGTGCTTCAACTAAATCAGAATATAATGTTAG ttgaaacGTCAAATTCAAGCAATGTTACAA ACAACATTCAAGGGATGCCTTTGAGTAATTTTA gTGGCATTGCACTGCGTGGTGAATTTTGGTTTAACAACCTAACATTGGATGGAAGCatacttttatcttttaatattaatcaacTAGGTGTTATACTTGCTAAATCAAGTAGTGATCCCCGCTATAATTTAATGGATGGAGCTATTAAACAATGG attagcTCTGTATACTCTAATGTGACTAATGCAACTGACTCTACAGTCAATATTGTTAGTTACag aatgGGAAGTTTAATTGTTGATtactttgtttctttaaaaaacccAAACTGTGGAGACTCTACAAGTTCTGTTTGTGCAGATGAAATCATGAATAGAGTTATAAATGTTACTAAAGAGTCAATTGTATCAAGTGGTAGTCTATCTGGTTCATTAAAGCAAGATCCAGTATTTAAAT ctGGTCTATGTGAAAACACAAGAGCTTGTGACGTGAATGGAAATTGTATAGAGTATGCTGACAAGTTTTCGTTTGCCTGCAATTGTAAGTTAGGTTACTATGGAAACGGTTTTGTCggaaattgtattaaaattaaagatagtGCACtaa GTTTTACCCCACAACTGATATTTGGTTgcatattttctttatttgtggCAGAGGTTTTAAcagtatttgtttttgtaaaaattattcgtagtaattttttttga
- the LOC136086687 gene encoding uncharacterized protein LOC136086687, whose product MLNDAPVGSDGAAHPSGWMTAPCFLKYIHHFAKHAKPTPSSTVLLLLDNHESHISVPVLDFCKESGIVLMTFPPHCNHKLTVYGPLKTYYNTVVTDWMVSNPGKTVIIYEIPKLEAKAIPLVFKLQNIQPGFKKPGIWPFNSNIFSDEDFVCSSITGRCLSEENNVATEKSILEQPIMEQPSTEENLSLEDNTSSNMEVTGSSQLESLSKSQTRGTFNVTPDLLRPFPKAGPKKLDGMKRKKEKTRTLTDTPEKRIIEMEKKERQRKDKIKELNKNRKCSRNEKSTKISSDDEIENASVSDVDLVEIHSSEEDFDVDDVIVMDRKFQINNFLLVKFDTKKTVYHYVGIVEEVNHSMATVKFMRASKIRNTFLFPDIEDVASVPWRI is encoded by the coding sequence atgctaAATGATGCACCTGTTGGTTCAGATGGAGCAGCACATCCTTCAGGGTGGATGACAGCaccatgttttttaaaatatatacaccaTTTTGCAAAACACGCCAAACCAACGCCTTCCTCAACAGTTCTATTGCTGCTGGACAATCACGAGAGCCATATTTCAGTACCAGTTcttgatttttgtaaagaatCAGGCATTGTCTTAATGACTTTCCCACCGCACTGCAACCATAAACTGACTGTCTATGGACCactcaaaacttattataacaCTGTTGTAACAGATTGGATGGTAAGCAATCCTGGCAAAACGGTAATAATTTATGAAATCCCAAAATTAGAAGCAAAAGCCATCCCACTTGTGTTCAAGTTGCAAAATATTCAACCAGGATTTAAAAAACCTGGCATTTGGCCATTCAATTCAAACATTTTCTCTGATGAAGATTTTGTTTGTTCTTCTATAACTGGTCGCTGCTTGTCGGAAGAGAATAATGTTGCTACAGAAAAATCGATTTTAGAACAACCTATCATGGAACAGCCTTCAACAGAAGAAAATCTGAGTCTAGAGGATAATACAAGTTCAAATATGGAGGTCACTGGGTCATCTCAACTGGAATCTCTATCTAAAAGCCAGACTAGGGGCACTTTCAATGTAACACCTGATTTATTAAGACCATTTCCGAAAGCTGGCCCCAAAAAATTGGATGGCATGAAACGGAAGAAAGAAAAAACTAGAACATTGACAGACACACCCGAGAAAAGAATTatagaaatggaaaaaaaagaaagacaaagAAAAGATAAGATCAAAGAGCTCAACAAAAATCGAAAATGCTCTAGAAACGAGAAAAGCACGAAGATTAGCAGTGATGATGAAATAGAAAATGCTTCCGTTTCTGATGTAGACCTTGTTGAAATCCATTCATCAGAAGAAGATTTTGATGTAGACGATGTGATTGTTATGGATAGAAAATTCCAGatcaataactttttgttagttaaatttGATaccaaaaaaactgtttatcatTATGTTGGAATAGTTGAAGAGGTTAATCACTCCATGGCAACTGTCAAATTCATGAGAGCGAGTAAGATAAGAAATACGTTTTTGTTTCCTGACATCGAGGACGTAGCCAGCGTCCCCTGGAGGATATAA